From Salvia splendens isolate huo1 chromosome 3, SspV2, whole genome shotgun sequence, a single genomic window includes:
- the LOC121796860 gene encoding serine/arginine repetitive matrix protein 1-like: MGKKAFAKKTKPSRRETPEARPQPTPPAPVAQPSPMVSLDAMMAFLRQQDPTRDWTTALTSFGQTGDVGTTSSEAPPAPVSQAAVSVPDSAELDAIAAHYDFDSEERKKKSSPGKTTPEGSEGTEKTPEAEPDTGTETAEPEVEAPTPVAPQVVKPIPVRRKLVVKADPKADSPKPQRVSQRCLGKWASSRAKPNTAEDPIEIASEEERATPKEAEGEPVQATDQEDTGVSPVQNEPGTKMEGMAGGPNLTSESGRSAGSEKDEALLQAEEEAR, translated from the exons ATGGGTAAGAAGGCATTCGCCAAGAAAACCAAACCCAGCCGCCGAGAAACCCCGGAGGCACGACCACAGCCAACCCCACCAGCACCTGTCGCTCAGCCATCGCCCATGGTTTccttggatgccatgatggcatttcttcgccaACAGGACCCAACTAGGGACTGGACGACGGCTCTGACCAGTTTCGGCCAAACGGGGGACGTCGGAACCACATCCAGCGAAGCTCCGCCTGCGCCGGTCAGTCAAGCAGCAGTTTCAGTACCGGATTCGGCAGAACTAGACGCTATCGCCGCACATTACGACTtcgactctgaggagcgtaagAAAAAGTCGAGTCCAGGCAAGACAACTCCGGAGGGGAGCGAAGGAACAGAGAAAACACCCGAAGCGGAACCG GACACAGGAACAGAGACAGCGGAGCCAGAAGTAGAAGCACCCACCCCTGTGGCACCTCAGGTTGTAAAGCCGATTCCGGTCAGGCGAAAACTGGTGGTGAAAGCAGACCCCAAGGCAGACTCGCCCAAGCCGCAGAGGgtatcgcaacgttgtttgggtaagtgggccTCCAGCAGGGCaaaaccgaacacggcggaggaccCCATAGAGATCGCAAGCGAGGAAGAGCGAGCCACTCCGAAAGAGGCTGAAGGTGAACCTGTTCAAGCTACTGATCAAGAAGACACAGGGGTGTCTCCAGTACAGAACGAACCGGGCACGAAAATGGAAGGAATGGCTGGGGGACCGAACCTCACATCAGAGTCAGGAAGGTCTGCTGGATCTGAGAAGGACGAGGCCTTACTCcaagctgaggaggaagccag GTAA